Proteins from a single region of Candidatus Rubrimentiphilum sp.:
- a CDS encoding YkgJ family cysteine cluster protein, producing MTTIDLTALRKYTRETGQPTHPEMLDTTPMERVQEIEIDQEHITITYNQTINHYYNTSENIEREWVYKYNDDPEFVAAVGKVIALARKHLKDLPENVACPPGCAECCSGYEPFVSQADVDRIATHLQLTSQQVLDDYVVQRVSADGYHLGYLRKVTDDVADQCVFLKEAKPGRFYCGIYEARPADCRDFTPIGCTDVNDKLPRDKPIKFGAPFAPKQRHRNGSRRK from the coding sequence ATGACTACCATCGACCTGACCGCCCTGCGAAAGTATACGCGTGAGACCGGACAACCCACGCATCCGGAGATGCTCGACACGACGCCGATGGAGCGCGTGCAAGAGATCGAGATCGACCAAGAGCACATCACGATCACCTACAATCAAACCATCAATCACTACTACAACACGAGCGAGAACATCGAGCGCGAGTGGGTGTATAAGTACAACGACGACCCCGAGTTCGTGGCCGCCGTGGGAAAAGTGATCGCGCTGGCGCGCAAGCATTTGAAAGATCTGCCTGAGAACGTCGCCTGCCCGCCCGGATGCGCCGAATGCTGCAGCGGCTATGAGCCTTTCGTCAGCCAAGCCGACGTGGATCGCATCGCCACGCACCTGCAGCTGACGTCGCAGCAAGTTCTGGACGACTACGTGGTCCAGCGCGTATCGGCGGACGGCTACCATCTCGGCTACCTGCGCAAGGTCACCGACGACGTCGCCGATCAGTGCGTCTTCTTAAAGGAAGCCAAACCCGGACGTTTCTATTGCGGCATCTACGAAGCGCGGCCGGCGGACTGCCGCGATTTCACGCCGATCGGCTGCACCGACGTCAACGACAAACTTCCACGCGACAAACCGATCAAGTTCGGCGCACCGTTTGCGCCGAAGCAGCGCCACCGCAACGGCTCGCGCCGCAAGTGA
- a CDS encoding ROK family protein: MRTAIGVDLGGSHVTAGIVGEDGALLGQFEQDIKDRSFDAVFAALQAVLTSALKDGKAKNAVGIGVGSPGNIDLRTGTILYSPNFMWTDIPLGERLRKEFSLPVFVANDARCATLGEHAFGSGVNTQNFVLLTLGTGIGGGIVANGRLLIGNRAGAGEIGHHQIRPTDGFICGCGKIGCFEAQASGTGLIRHAFAVAPSFPRSTLLDRERDKLGSKAIRRAAQAGDAHAVAAWKNFAADLALGLANIIAFVNPEMIALGGGVSTAGDFMLDSVRARVSELTTMVPRGTTQLVIAKLGNDAGQVGAATMAFRGGLTDS; this comes from the coding sequence GTGCGCACAGCTATCGGCGTGGACCTCGGAGGCTCGCATGTTACCGCCGGCATCGTAGGCGAGGATGGTGCTCTGCTCGGGCAGTTCGAGCAGGACATCAAGGACCGTTCTTTCGATGCGGTGTTTGCGGCGCTGCAAGCCGTCCTAACGAGTGCGCTGAAAGACGGCAAAGCCAAGAATGCAGTCGGCATCGGGGTGGGCTCGCCCGGAAACATCGACCTGCGCACCGGAACGATCCTCTACTCGCCCAACTTCATGTGGACGGACATTCCGCTGGGGGAGCGGCTGCGCAAGGAGTTCAGCCTGCCGGTGTTTGTCGCCAACGATGCGCGCTGCGCTACCCTCGGCGAGCATGCGTTCGGCAGCGGCGTGAATACGCAAAACTTCGTGCTCTTGACGCTCGGAACCGGAATCGGCGGCGGTATCGTTGCGAACGGCCGGCTGTTGATTGGCAATCGCGCCGGCGCGGGCGAGATCGGCCATCACCAGATCCGCCCGACCGACGGATTCATCTGCGGCTGCGGAAAGATCGGCTGCTTCGAAGCGCAAGCGTCGGGCACGGGATTGATCCGCCACGCCTTTGCGGTTGCGCCATCGTTTCCGCGAAGCACACTGCTCGATCGCGAGCGCGATAAACTCGGATCGAAGGCAATCCGGCGAGCCGCGCAAGCGGGCGACGCGCATGCGGTTGCCGCCTGGAAAAATTTTGCCGCCGATCTTGCGCTGGGACTGGCCAACATCATTGCGTTTGTGAACCCCGAGATGATCGCGCTCGGCGGCGGAGTGAGTACCGCCGGCGACTTCATGCTGGACTCGGTGCGCGCGCGCGTCTCGGAATTAACCACGATGGTGCCGCGCGGTACGACGCAGCTCGTGATCGCTAAACTCGGAAACGACGCGGGACAAGTCGGCGCCGCCACGATGGCGTTTCGCGGCGGTCTAACGGATTCGTGA
- a CDS encoding glycosyltransferase: MKKRALFLISDTGGGHRSAANAIAIALGEIREPEFEFRIDDVAAHAAFPLTQLGWGYSAALRYAPPVYGALYYATNGRRRYKALVRFCEPLYREQLRDLFLDYKPDVIVSVHPLLNHAALRARADAQMEHIPIVTVITDLGKVHESWLTPEADAVVVPAREVYERALSRGVPPERLRMLGQPISPNFDDVTGSKRELRASLGLPQDGFVTLLMAGGEGGGKLLHAALRLAKAKLPMHLVVICGRNDTLRAKIEELAPSLPTPMTVLGFTDKIPELMRAADLLVTKAGPGTLAEANAAQLPVVVYDYVPGQERGNVDFVRNNGIGIVAITSIKEIVRAVDGLVRNPRRLEAMQHNQELIAPKRSSRRIAALIKQITLQGTIPADDEYVPLREAISV; this comes from the coding sequence TTGAAAAAACGCGCGCTCTTCCTGATCTCCGATACCGGAGGCGGCCATCGCAGCGCCGCCAACGCGATCGCGATCGCTTTGGGAGAGATCCGCGAGCCCGAGTTCGAGTTTCGCATCGACGACGTTGCGGCGCATGCCGCCTTCCCTTTGACGCAGCTCGGCTGGGGTTACTCGGCCGCGCTGCGCTATGCTCCGCCGGTATACGGGGCGCTCTATTACGCGACCAACGGACGGCGCCGCTACAAAGCGCTCGTCCGTTTTTGCGAGCCGCTCTATCGCGAGCAGCTGCGCGATCTCTTTTTGGACTACAAACCCGACGTCATCGTTTCGGTTCATCCGCTGCTCAATCACGCCGCGCTGCGCGCGCGCGCGGATGCCCAGATGGAGCACATTCCGATCGTTACGGTGATCACCGACCTCGGAAAAGTGCACGAGTCGTGGCTGACGCCCGAAGCCGACGCGGTCGTCGTTCCGGCACGCGAAGTCTACGAGCGCGCGCTGTCGCGCGGCGTCCCGCCGGAACGGTTGCGCATGCTCGGCCAGCCGATTTCTCCCAACTTCGACGACGTCACCGGCAGCAAGCGCGAGTTGCGCGCGAGCTTGGGGTTGCCGCAAGACGGCTTCGTGACGCTGTTGATGGCCGGCGGCGAGGGCGGTGGAAAGCTGCTGCACGCTGCGCTTCGCTTGGCCAAGGCCAAGCTGCCGATGCATTTGGTCGTCATCTGCGGCCGCAACGACACGCTGCGCGCGAAGATCGAGGAGCTGGCTCCATCGCTGCCGACGCCGATGACCGTCTTGGGATTCACCGACAAGATTCCGGAATTGATGCGCGCCGCCGACTTGCTCGTGACCAAAGCCGGTCCCGGCACGCTGGCCGAAGCCAACGCCGCGCAATTACCGGTGGTCGTGTACGACTACGTTCCGGGGCAAGAGCGCGGCAACGTGGATTTCGTTCGCAACAACGGCATCGGCATCGTTGCCATTACCAGCATTAAAGAGATCGTGCGCGCGGTAGACGGACTGGTTCGAAATCCGCGCAGATTGGAGGCGATGCAGCACAATCAAGAGCTGATCGCCCCCAAGCGAAGTTCCCGGCGCATCGCCGCGCTGATCAAACAAATTACGCTGCAGGGCACGATCCCCGCCGACGACGAGTACGTGCCGCTGCGCGAGGCGATTAGCGTCTAA
- a CDS encoding lytic transglycosylase domain-containing protein, which yields MPPKFRLRVAAGVCLALCGCAAPLPDETPNTTVFIPTVREMALSWHDPAYANAVYGLRPLMDGPPTRSATLAITRVVLRTNPKLAPLDALGLAEATVRAARAQALSPEFLAATLLQESAFDPQALSSAGAVGIAQFMPDTARGAGIDPFDPVQAIGGAASLLGSYSRAYAGLYANPLTAALAAYNAGPGAVAQYRGIPPYAETREYVNDVIDRWAKITAAETPIQAP from the coding sequence GTGCCACCGAAGTTCCGCCTTCGCGTTGCCGCGGGAGTTTGCTTGGCGCTCTGCGGTTGTGCGGCCCCGCTTCCCGACGAAACGCCGAACACCACGGTGTTCATACCCACGGTCCGCGAGATGGCGCTGTCGTGGCACGATCCGGCCTACGCTAACGCCGTGTATGGTCTGCGGCCGTTGATGGACGGGCCGCCGACGCGCAGCGCGACCCTTGCGATTACGCGCGTCGTCTTGCGCACGAATCCCAAACTCGCGCCGCTGGACGCTCTGGGATTAGCCGAGGCGACGGTGCGCGCGGCGCGCGCCCAAGCGCTGTCCCCGGAGTTTCTAGCCGCCACGCTGCTTCAGGAATCGGCTTTCGATCCGCAGGCACTCTCGTCCGCGGGCGCAGTCGGCATCGCGCAGTTCATGCCCGATACCGCGCGAGGCGCCGGGATCGATCCCTTCGATCCGGTCCAAGCCATCGGGGGCGCCGCCTCGCTGCTGGGGTCGTATTCTCGAGCGTACGCCGGGCTCTACGCCAATCCGCTGACCGCGGCGCTCGCGGCGTATAACGCCGGCCCGGGCGCGGTCGCGCAGTATCGCGGCATTCCGCCCTACGCGGAGACACGCGAGTATGTGAACGACGTGATCGACCGCTGGGCAAAGATTACGGCGGCCGAAACGCCAATACAAGCGCCATGA
- a CDS encoding dienelactone hydrolase family protein, with translation MNISVDGSQMDSYLARPPEGSGPHPAVIVLQEIFGVNAEMRRVTDLLAGAGYVGLAINYYHRTHPNLNVKYDEAGAQTGIQAAKSVSRATIYADLGAAMDWLKGQAFVRDGMIATWGFCMGGSVAFLSATLPDVDGAICFYGGQIARPFHSGDPEALAEADSIRAPLLLCFGAEDKGIPPDAIERIRRELDARGKEYLLEVYPGVGHAFFRAVKQDQYSDEAIATATADSWNLVQKFLGDCFSRG, from the coding sequence GTGAATATTTCTGTCGACGGCTCGCAGATGGATTCCTATCTTGCGCGGCCGCCCGAAGGTTCGGGACCGCACCCGGCCGTCATCGTGCTGCAAGAGATCTTCGGCGTCAACGCCGAGATGCGCCGCGTCACCGACCTGCTTGCCGGGGCCGGCTACGTGGGTCTGGCGATCAACTATTACCATCGGACCCACCCGAACCTCAACGTGAAATATGACGAAGCAGGCGCGCAAACCGGCATTCAGGCCGCAAAAAGCGTTTCGCGCGCAACGATCTACGCCGATCTCGGCGCGGCGATGGACTGGCTAAAAGGTCAAGCATTCGTCCGCGACGGCATGATCGCGACATGGGGTTTTTGCATGGGCGGCTCCGTAGCGTTCCTGAGCGCGACGCTGCCCGACGTGGACGGCGCGATCTGTTTTTACGGGGGCCAAATCGCGCGGCCGTTCCACAGCGGCGATCCCGAGGCGCTAGCCGAGGCCGATAGCATTCGCGCGCCTTTGCTGCTGTGTTTCGGCGCGGAGGATAAGGGAATTCCGCCGGACGCCATCGAGCGCATTCGCCGCGAACTCGACGCGCGCGGCAAGGAGTATCTGCTGGAAGTCTATCCGGGCGTCGGCCATGCGTTCTTCCGCGCGGTCAAGCAAGATCAATACTCCGACGAAGCGATCGCTACCGCGACCGCCGACTCATGGAATCTCGTTCAGAAATTCCTGGGGGACTGCTTCAGCCGGGGCTAA
- the egtD gene encoding L-histidine N(alpha)-methyltransferase, with product MDRLQIVTVPQLRLPTFAEDVAAGLGANPKRLNSKYFYDAVGSALFDAITYLPEYYLTRAETDVLRECGWEIVRALGNPVEFVELGSGSATKTRLLIEEALRVQLTLRYSPIDISAEALRASASSLVDSYPAVRVSGYVGDYLSVLDTPHLQRSGKVLVMFMGSNIGNYEPAEAVALLRRIAAMLKPGDGLLLGADLKKDRRELLSAYDDPAGVTAAFNKNILARINRELGGDFDVKNFEHVVEYEEERGGLHSYLAATNEQSVNIAEIGLQLNFEPGDRIHTESAYKYSPQSIAEMASSAGLSVARSWTDPAQRFSVNLLIGA from the coding sequence ATGGACCGCCTGCAGATCGTCACCGTGCCGCAACTGCGCCTGCCGACATTCGCCGAGGACGTTGCCGCGGGGCTGGGTGCGAATCCCAAGCGTTTAAACTCGAAGTATTTCTACGACGCGGTCGGATCGGCGCTGTTCGATGCGATTACGTATTTGCCGGAGTATTATCTGACGCGCGCGGAGACGGACGTTTTGCGCGAGTGCGGTTGGGAGATCGTGCGGGCGTTGGGAAATCCGGTCGAGTTCGTCGAGCTCGGCAGCGGCAGCGCGACGAAGACGCGGCTGCTGATCGAAGAGGCGCTGCGCGTGCAGTTGACCTTGCGCTACTCGCCGATCGATATTTCGGCGGAAGCGCTGCGCGCCTCGGCCAGCTCGCTGGTGGACAGTTATCCGGCCGTGCGGGTGAGCGGATACGTCGGAGATTATCTTTCGGTGTTGGATACGCCGCATCTGCAGCGCAGCGGCAAAGTTCTGGTGATGTTCATGGGCTCCAACATCGGCAACTATGAGCCCGCGGAAGCGGTAGCGCTGCTGCGCCGGATCGCAGCGATGCTCAAACCGGGTGACGGGCTGCTGCTCGGAGCCGATCTCAAAAAAGATCGCCGGGAGTTATTGTCGGCCTACGACGATCCGGCCGGCGTGACCGCAGCATTCAACAAAAACATCTTGGCGCGAATCAATCGCGAACTCGGAGGCGATTTCGACGTGAAGAACTTCGAACACGTGGTGGAGTACGAAGAGGAGCGCGGCGGGTTGCACTCCTACTTGGCCGCGACGAATGAGCAGAGCGTGAACATCGCCGAAATCGGATTGCAGTTAAACTTTGAGCCGGGCGATCGCATTCACACCGAGTCGGCATACAAGTATTCACCGCAGAGTATTGCGGAGATGGCGAGCTCGGCCGGTTTGAGCGTCGCGCGCAGTTGGACCGATCCCGCGCAGCGGTTCAGCGTCAACCTGCTGATAGGTGCATAA
- a CDS encoding S9 family peptidase produces MIRRLLSSCLALAFIASLSGVAAAAPRPVAAEDLFKFTFITNAHISPDGTRVVFVATKLNGPKETYDSNLYLVPVAGGEPKRLTNTGRDDGPAWSPDSRTIAFTRGPAKKGLHAQIFAYDVASGTVRQLTRLKQGASGPVYSHDGKRIAFRVVSIDPAPAAHINFAAAGFKPKKDQDKSDVRIVTNMHFEGNGAGYTYDRHPHIWVMNADGSKARALTSGSWAETNARWSPDDTLIAFDSLRYHSPSLGPNDIYTIPSSGGTMRKLASDQPANGLLDFDRGHEVWFFSGGVADPAELPALVRSRPDGSKRKTIVPLNTVDFGDSVLADMGEPGGGCGPYFAPGESFALMNANEPGYSALVKVDPKTGAVQKLTTAGEASDCSMDEGGRYIAYELSDFTHPREVYLMDVATGQSKRLTGMNDALMAQLQVSTPQPFTVTDDAGFTVHAWFMPAIGAKPGVRYPTILDIHGGPETQFGETFFHEFQYWAGLGYNVVFSDPRGSVGFGYPFEEALAKHWGTAMFDDVQRVMDEALKRPDVDPNRLGVSGGSYGGYATLWVVGHTNRYKAAIAERVVSNLATEQLAADLASDNALGGRYSWGLPWQPGNLYLQESPISYVANATTPLLILHSEEDTRTPIDQTLQWFNASKILGRTVEYVIVPGENHDLSRVGSPIHRVERLRILSQWFAKYLRP; encoded by the coding sequence ATGATAAGACGGCTGCTCTCATCTTGCCTCGCACTCGCCTTTATCGCGTCGCTTAGCGGCGTTGCGGCGGCCGCGCCGCGTCCGGTTGCGGCCGAAGATCTCTTCAAGTTCACGTTCATCACCAACGCGCATATCTCGCCCGACGGCACGCGCGTCGTTTTCGTGGCGACGAAGCTCAACGGTCCCAAAGAGACGTACGACAGCAACCTGTACCTCGTGCCGGTGGCCGGCGGCGAGCCGAAACGCCTTACCAACACGGGACGCGACGACGGCCCGGCATGGTCGCCCGACAGCCGCACCATCGCGTTTACGCGCGGCCCCGCCAAGAAGGGCTTGCACGCGCAGATCTTCGCATACGACGTCGCTAGCGGAACCGTACGGCAACTGACGCGTTTGAAACAGGGCGCGAGCGGTCCGGTCTATTCGCACGACGGCAAACGCATCGCATTTCGCGTCGTCTCGATCGATCCGGCACCAGCGGCGCACATCAACTTCGCCGCTGCAGGATTCAAACCGAAGAAAGATCAGGACAAGAGCGACGTGCGGATCGTTACCAACATGCATTTCGAAGGTAACGGCGCCGGCTACACGTACGACCGTCATCCGCACATCTGGGTCATGAACGCGGACGGCAGCAAGGCGCGTGCGCTGACTTCCGGTTCGTGGGCTGAGACCAACGCGCGTTGGTCGCCCGACGATACGCTCATCGCGTTCGACTCGCTGCGCTACCATTCGCCGAGCCTCGGCCCGAACGACATCTATACGATTCCGTCATCGGGCGGAACGATGCGCAAGCTGGCCTCGGATCAGCCGGCGAACGGACTGCTGGATTTCGATCGCGGTCACGAGGTTTGGTTTTTTAGCGGCGGCGTCGCCGATCCGGCCGAACTGCCGGCGTTGGTCCGGTCGCGCCCCGACGGCTCGAAACGGAAGACGATCGTTCCGCTGAACACAGTTGATTTTGGCGACAGCGTGCTTGCGGATATGGGCGAGCCGGGCGGAGGCTGCGGACCCTACTTCGCGCCGGGCGAGTCGTTCGCGCTGATGAATGCCAACGAACCCGGTTACAGCGCGCTGGTGAAAGTCGATCCCAAGACGGGCGCCGTGCAGAAGCTGACGACCGCGGGCGAAGCGTCCGACTGTTCGATGGACGAAGGCGGACGCTACATTGCCTACGAGCTCTCGGACTTCACGCACCCGCGCGAAGTCTATCTCATGGACGTCGCGACCGGCCAAAGCAAACGTCTTACCGGAATGAACGATGCGCTCATGGCGCAGCTGCAAGTCTCGACGCCGCAGCCGTTCACGGTTACCGACGACGCCGGCTTCACCGTGCACGCGTGGTTCATGCCCGCCATCGGTGCGAAGCCGGGCGTGCGGTATCCGACGATCCTCGATATTCACGGCGGCCCGGAAACCCAGTTCGGCGAGACGTTCTTTCACGAGTTCCAGTATTGGGCCGGCCTGGGTTACAACGTCGTGTTCAGCGATCCGCGCGGCAGCGTCGGCTTCGGCTATCCTTTTGAAGAGGCGCTGGCCAAGCACTGGGGCACCGCGATGTTCGACGACGTGCAGCGCGTGATGGACGAGGCGCTCAAACGGCCGGACGTCGATCCGAACCGGTTAGGTGTTTCGGGCGGCAGCTATGGCGGCTACGCGACATTATGGGTCGTCGGTCACACCAACCGGTACAAAGCCGCGATTGCGGAACGTGTCGTGAGCAATCTGGCGACCGAGCAACTCGCCGCCGATCTCGCTTCGGACAACGCGCTGGGCGGACGCTATTCGTGGGGCTTGCCATGGCAGCCCGGCAACCTGTATCTGCAAGAGTCCCCGATCTCGTACGTTGCCAACGCCACGACGCCCCTGCTGATCCTGCATTCAGAGGAAGACACGCGTACGCCGATCGATCAGACGCTGCAGTGGTTCAACGCGTCCAAGATCTTGGGCCGCACGGTCGAGTACGTGATCGTCCCGGGGGAGAATCACGATCTCTCACGTGTCGGCTCGCCGATCCATCGCGTCGAACGGCTGCGCATCCTCTCGCAGTGGTTCGCGAAGTACTTGCGCCCCTAG
- a CDS encoding ABC transporter permease: MTFLFTHWTEVGTLTLQHLALVFTGLGIALAIALPLGIFAARVQRASAPLFGLLAAIYAIPSLALLAMLVRYFGLGAAPVVIVLAAYAQFILVRNIAAALRAVPAAQLDAARGIGMSAWQQFWRVELPLATPVMLGGLRLATVALIAIAMLGGYVGAGGLGNEIFLGLQRRYSEQVLAGSIPAALLAIAADAAFRGLERLATRRISG; the protein is encoded by the coding sequence GTGACATTTCTCTTCACGCATTGGACTGAAGTCGGAACGCTGACACTGCAGCATCTGGCGCTCGTCTTCACCGGCCTCGGGATCGCGCTTGCGATCGCGCTGCCGCTCGGAATCTTCGCAGCCCGCGTGCAGCGCGCGTCCGCTCCGCTTTTCGGATTGCTGGCCGCAATCTACGCGATCCCGTCGCTCGCGCTGCTCGCGATGCTCGTGCGTTACTTCGGATTGGGTGCGGCGCCGGTCGTGATCGTGCTGGCCGCGTACGCACAATTCATTTTGGTGCGCAACATCGCAGCTGCCTTGCGCGCGGTGCCGGCCGCGCAACTCGACGCCGCGCGCGGAATCGGCATGTCGGCGTGGCAGCAATTCTGGCGGGTCGAGCTGCCGCTCGCAACGCCGGTCATGCTCGGAGGTTTACGTCTGGCGACGGTTGCGCTGATCGCGATCGCCATGCTCGGAGGTTACGTCGGCGCGGGCGGACTCGGGAACGAAATATTTTTGGGTCTGCAGCGACGCTACTCCGAGCAGGTCTTGGCCGGAAGCATCCCGGCCGCGCTGCTCGCGATCGCGGCCGACGCCGCGTTCCGCGGTTTGGAACGATTGGCGACGCGCCGGATTAGCGGCTAA
- a CDS encoding ATP-binding cassette domain-containing protein encodes MVRYPGEDRNAVDGISLEVPAGSFTVLLGPSGCGKSTLLRTVNRLVVPLSGHVLIGDRDVASIEPTALRRSIGYVIQAVGLFGHMTVAQNVAVVPELLHWDRDRIAQRVDELLELVGLEPRRYRGRYPRELSGGEQQRVGVARAIAAEPGVLLMDEPFGAVDAIARRSLQDEMLRIVRTLRTTILFVTHDVEEALRVADRIAVLREGKLVQYAAPEELLRAAASPYVAQLFGVDADLRRYDDLRAALGAHR; translated from the coding sequence GTGGTTCGCTATCCCGGCGAGGATCGCAATGCCGTCGACGGCATCTCGCTCGAAGTGCCGGCCGGCAGCTTCACCGTGCTGCTCGGGCCGTCGGGTTGCGGAAAGAGTACGCTGCTGCGCACCGTCAACCGGCTGGTGGTGCCGCTCTCCGGGCATGTCCTCATCGGCGATCGCGACGTCGCGTCGATCGAACCCACGGCGCTGCGGCGCAGCATCGGCTATGTGATTCAAGCCGTTGGATTATTCGGACACATGACCGTCGCGCAGAACGTCGCCGTCGTTCCGGAGCTGCTGCACTGGGACCGCGATCGCATCGCGCAGCGCGTAGACGAACTTTTGGAGCTGGTCGGCTTGGAGCCGCGGCGCTATCGCGGACGCTATCCGCGCGAACTCTCGGGCGGCGAGCAGCAGCGCGTCGGCGTGGCGCGCGCCATCGCAGCCGAACCGGGCGTGCTGCTAATGGACGAACCATTCGGCGCAGTGGATGCAATCGCACGCCGATCGCTGCAAGACGAAATGCTGCGCATCGTCCGCACGCTGCGCACCACGATTCTGTTCGTCACGCACGACGTCGAGGAAGCCCTGCGCGTGGCCGACCGGATCGCCGTTCTGCGCGAAGGCAAGCTCGTGCAGTACGCCGCTCCGGAAGAGCTCTTGCGTGCGGCGGCCAGCCCGTACGTTGCGCAGCTCTTCGGCGTCGACGCCGATCTGCGGCGCTACGACGATCTGCGAGCCGCACTGGGCGCACACCGGTGA